The Thamnophis elegans isolate rThaEle1 chromosome Z, rThaEle1.pri, whole genome shotgun sequence genome contains a region encoding:
- the LOC116522569 gene encoding dual specificity protein phosphatase 14-like, which translates to MYAEPSTMNFRNHGFFRRSPPTSVAKTSPAAGNTLSVLGGIAQISPCLYLCSGNAASNRHMVYSRAVTCIVNATMEIPNANWPDIDYVKVPVPDLPHAPLSLYFDSVADRIHQIGKKNGRTLVHCVAGVSRSASLCIAYLMKYHRLSLLDAHEWVKSRRPVVRPNVGFWRQLIEYERKLFGKNTVKMVPSPIGLVPDVYEKETRGLVPLWNLR; encoded by the coding sequence ATGTATGCTGAACCATCCACCATGAATTTCCGGAACCATGGGTTCTTTCGCCGTTCTCCACCCACTTCGGTGGCGAAGACATCTCCTGCTGCCGGGAACACATTGTCGGTCTTAGGAGGCATTGCTCAAATCTCTCCTTGTCTCTATCTCTGCTCTGGCAATGCTGCGTCGAATAGACACATGGTGTACTCCCGGGCTGTGACCTGTATAGTAAACGCTACCATGGAAATCCCCAATGCCAACTGGCCAGATATTGACTATGTGAAGGTGCCTGTTCCAGATCTCCCCCATGCTCCACTGTCTTTGTACTTTGACTCCGTGGCTGATAGGATACACCAGATAGGGAAGAAGAACGGAAGAACTCTAGTCCACTGCGTGGCAGGTGTCAGTCGGTCTGCTTCCCTCTGTATTGCTTACCTAATGAAATATCATCGGTTGAGCCTCTTGGATGCTCACGAGTGGGTGAAGAGCCGGCGACCGGTTGTAAGGCCCAACGTAGGTTTCTGGAGACAGCTCATTGAATATGAACGCAAGCTGTTTGGAAAGAACACCGTCAAGATGGTGCCTTCACCCATTGGGTTGGTCCCAGATGTCTATGAAAAGGAGACCCGTGGGCTGGTCCCCTTGTGGAATTTGCGATAA
- the HIRIP3 gene encoding HIRA-interacting protein 3 isoform X3 encodes MVCCSILTHAIIRKKYLDDVGLKNLSKQEKEQLKQLVEEELVQIKVDPLPSNVELRTEIQDSFKSGDRKRSLCISHTLEGEIKSEQKQKRQKIEKKLEVSSDEKDSGIDSKKRPCYKSQKRRSMISDSSDQENSGAGNNCDESESDEETTKSKQKPSLQEARRERGPGRKSSKGHGIRGSQKRGVSESEETTTDTGQSDLEDEVKGQRKAIKRNSLKQRDFKKKVDKGSKATDPKGKAKIRTMSKQREERSLSEGETDLSEVEEISEKKREWSESEEKKPFSTNKAQQRMGPGTQKGSKGNKSEDDSGSDSDKKCNLQKKMADSQGKRKSRITEDSGSSSENSASQSPMKKEGAKRARGERGSQQTGNHSKPKRQPKERGVQKKLPREDLHMKKPEEVKKMTQKVQESTSEESESESGECKSMEAEKNLLQIPTSSEDKTNQGQPRGEALISSPSESESDGDPRRTLEKESKHDSESDSSQGEETLRKRGPQGERNRGQPKKAALSSPSESESEKSEDGDLRRTLEEESKHDSESDSSQGEETLKKRGAQKTQRKSISKEISVLGSEDSGSELKGKKKIQSQQQRTTKKLQRRSVTKEKQGEESSQEKDSSSEEDEPTTSRQQHLGKDKKHRSGKKEEHPSIQRLKRYIRECGVHRNYKKLLAGCHSRKAQIEVLKAELGSLGIKGTPSLARCKALKQKREEAAEVASLDINNIIATEGRPKRRNVWSLYNEPQELPSSPEEPAIRRRATDWSHLRGVISSDGESG; translated from the exons ATGGTCTGTTGCAGTATCCTCACTCATGCTATCATTCGGAAGAAGTATCTTGACGATGTCGGGCTGAAGAATCTATCCAAACAGGAGAAGGAGCAACTCAAACAACTGGTAGAGGAAGAACTGGTCCAGATAAAG GTTGATCCACTCCCAAGCAATGTAGAATTAAGGACTGAAATCCAAGATTCCTTCAAATCTGGAGACCGCAAAAGATCCCTTTGTATCTCCCATACTTTGGAGGGTGAGATTAAAAGTGAACAGAAGCAGAAAAGGCAAAAGATTGAAAAGAAGTTAG aAGTCAGTTCTGATGAAAAGGATTCTGGGATTGATTCTAAGAAGAGGCCATGCTACAAGAGTCAAAAACGTCGCAGTATGATCTCAGATTCTTCTGATCAAGAAAACTCCGGAGCTGGAAATAACTGTGATGAGTCTGAAAGCGATGAGGAAACTACCAAGAGCAAGCAAAAACCATCCCTTCAGGAGGCAAGACGGGAGAGAGGGCCAGGCAGGAAATCATCTAAGGGCCATGGGATCAGGGGCTCCCAGAAAAGGGGGGTGAGTGAATCTGAGGAGACCACCACCGACACAGGACAGAGTGACCTTGAAGATGAGGTCAAAGGACAGAGGAAGGCCATAAAAAGGAACAGCTTGAAGCAAAGAGACTTCAAGAAAAAGGTGGACAAAGGGTCTAAAGCTACTGATCCCAAAGGCAAAGCAAAAATCAGGACAATGAGTAagcaaagagaggaaaggagccTATCAGAGGGAGAAACTGATCTGTCAGAGGTAGAAGAaatttctgaaaagaaaagagaatggagCGAGAGTGAAGAGAAGAAGCCATTCAGTACTAATAAAGCACAGCAGAGGATGGGTCCGGGAACCCAGAAGGGTTCGAAGGGAAACAAGAGTGAGGATGACTCAGGAAGTGATTCTGATAAAAAATGTAATTTGCAGAAGAAGATGGCAGACAGCCAAGGCAAGAGGAAGAGTAGAATTACAGAGGATTCAGGGAGCAGTTCTGAGAATTCTGCAAGTCAAAGTCCAATGAAGAAAGAGGGAGCAAAGAGGGccaggggagaaagagggagccaGCAGACTGGAAATCACTCCAAACCCAAAAGACAGCCTAAAGAAAGAGGGGTGCAGAAgaagttgccaagagaagatCTGCACATGAAGAAACCAGAGGAAGTGAAGAAAATGACGCAAAAGGTTCAGGAGTCCACCAGTGAAGAATCTGAAAGTGAGTCAGGGGAGTGTAAGAGCATGGAAGCAGAGAAGAATTTGCTTCAGATTCCCACTAGCAGTGAAGACAAGACAAATCAAGGCCAGCCTAGGGGGGAGGCTCTAATAAGTTCCCCGTCAGAGAGCGAATCTGATGGAGATCCGAGGAGGACCCTGGAAAAGGAGAGCAAGCATGACTCTGAGTCTGACTCAAGTCAAGGGGAGGAGACGTTGAGGAAGAGAGGACCTCAAGGCGAGAGGAATCGAGGCCAGCCGAAGAAGGCGGCTCTAAGTTCCCCGTCAGAAAGCGAGTCAGAGAAGAGCGAGGATGGAGATCTGAGGAGGACCCTGGAAGAGGAGAGCAAGCATGACTCTGAGTCTGACTCAAGTCAAGGGGAGGAGACGTTGAAGAAGAGAGGAGCTCagaagacacagagaaagagcatCAGTAAAGAAATCTCCGTTCTTGGCTCTGAAGATTCAGGAAGTGAGcttaagggaaagaaaaaaatccaaagcCAGCAGCAGAGAACGACGAAAAAGCTCCAGAGGAGGAGTGTTACCAAGGAGAAACAAGGGGAGGAGTCCAGCCAGGAAAAGGACTCCAGCTCAGAAGAGGACGAGCCCACTACTTCTCGGCAGCAACATCTTGGAAAG GATAAGAAGCATCGttctggaaagaaagaggagCATCCCTCCATCCAACGTCTGAAACGCTATATCCGGGAATGTGGTGTGCATCGGAATTACAAAAAGCTCCTGGCAGGTTGCCACTCCCGCAAAGCTCAGATAGAGGTTCTCAAAGCAGAGCTGGGAAGTCTTGGCATAAAAG GAACTCCATCTCTGGCCAGGTGCAAAGCACTAAAGCAGAAGCGGGAAGAAGCAGCCGAAGTGGCTTCTCTTGATATCAACAATATTATTGCTACGGAAG GCCGCCCAAAGCGTCGCAACGTCTGGAGCCTTTACAATGAGCCCCAGGAGTTGCCCAGTTCGCCAGAGGAGCCGGCCATTCGCCGTCGCGCCACAGACTGGTCCCATCTTCGAGGAGTGATCAGTTCAGATGGGGAAAGCGGTTGA
- the HIRIP3 gene encoding HIRA-interacting protein 3 isoform X2, with protein MAGADGQLQQQKMRDFVSRLFQGSPDLSILTHAIIRKKYLDDVGLKNLSKQEKEQLKQLVEEELVQIKVDPLPSNVELRTEIQDSFKSGDRKRSLCISHTLEGEIKSEQKQKRQKIEKKLVSSDEKDSGIDSKKRPCYKSQKRRSMISDSSDQENSGAGNNCDESESDEETTKSKQKPSLQEARRERGPGRKSSKGHGIRGSQKRGVSESEETTTDTGQSDLEDEVKGQRKAIKRNSLKQRDFKKKVDKGSKATDPKGKAKIRTMSKQREERSLSEGETDLSEVEEISEKKREWSESEEKKPFSTNKAQQRMGPGTQKGSKGNKSEDDSGSDSDKKCNLQKKMADSQGKRKSRITEDSGSSSENSASQSPMKKEGAKRARGERGSQQTGNHSKPKRQPKERGVQKKLPREDLHMKKPEEVKKMTQKVQESTSEESESESGECKSMEAEKNLLQIPTSSEDKTNQGQPRGEALISSPSESESDGDPRRTLEKESKHDSESDSSQGEETLRKRGPQGERNRGQPKKAALSSPSESESEKSEDGDLRRTLEEESKHDSESDSSQGEETLKKRGAQKTQRKSISKEISVLGSEDSGSELKGKKKIQSQQQRTTKKLQRRSVTKEKQGEESSQEKDSSSEEDEPTTSRQQHLGKDKKHRSGKKEEHPSIQRLKRYIRECGVHRNYKKLLAGCHSRKAQIEVLKAELGSLGIKGTPSLARCKALKQKREEAAEVASLDINNIIATEGRPKRRNVWSLYNEPQELPSSPEEPAIRRRATDWSHLRGVISSDGESG; from the exons ATGGCAGGCGCTGATGGGCAGCTGCAGCAGCAAAAGATGCGGGATTTTGTCTCCAGGCTTTTCCAGGGAAGCCCCGATCTCAG TATCCTCACTCATGCTATCATTCGGAAGAAGTATCTTGACGATGTCGGGCTGAAGAATCTATCCAAACAGGAGAAGGAGCAACTCAAACAACTGGTAGAGGAAGAACTGGTCCAGATAAAG GTTGATCCACTCCCAAGCAATGTAGAATTAAGGACTGAAATCCAAGATTCCTTCAAATCTGGAGACCGCAAAAGATCCCTTTGTATCTCCCATACTTTGGAGGGTGAGATTAAAAGTGAACAGAAGCAGAAAAGGCAAAAGATTGAAAAGAAGTTAG TCAGTTCTGATGAAAAGGATTCTGGGATTGATTCTAAGAAGAGGCCATGCTACAAGAGTCAAAAACGTCGCAGTATGATCTCAGATTCTTCTGATCAAGAAAACTCCGGAGCTGGAAATAACTGTGATGAGTCTGAAAGCGATGAGGAAACTACCAAGAGCAAGCAAAAACCATCCCTTCAGGAGGCAAGACGGGAGAGAGGGCCAGGCAGGAAATCATCTAAGGGCCATGGGATCAGGGGCTCCCAGAAAAGGGGGGTGAGTGAATCTGAGGAGACCACCACCGACACAGGACAGAGTGACCTTGAAGATGAGGTCAAAGGACAGAGGAAGGCCATAAAAAGGAACAGCTTGAAGCAAAGAGACTTCAAGAAAAAGGTGGACAAAGGGTCTAAAGCTACTGATCCCAAAGGCAAAGCAAAAATCAGGACAATGAGTAagcaaagagaggaaaggagccTATCAGAGGGAGAAACTGATCTGTCAGAGGTAGAAGAaatttctgaaaagaaaagagaatggagCGAGAGTGAAGAGAAGAAGCCATTCAGTACTAATAAAGCACAGCAGAGGATGGGTCCGGGAACCCAGAAGGGTTCGAAGGGAAACAAGAGTGAGGATGACTCAGGAAGTGATTCTGATAAAAAATGTAATTTGCAGAAGAAGATGGCAGACAGCCAAGGCAAGAGGAAGAGTAGAATTACAGAGGATTCAGGGAGCAGTTCTGAGAATTCTGCAAGTCAAAGTCCAATGAAGAAAGAGGGAGCAAAGAGGGccaggggagaaagagggagccaGCAGACTGGAAATCACTCCAAACCCAAAAGACAGCCTAAAGAAAGAGGGGTGCAGAAgaagttgccaagagaagatCTGCACATGAAGAAACCAGAGGAAGTGAAGAAAATGACGCAAAAGGTTCAGGAGTCCACCAGTGAAGAATCTGAAAGTGAGTCAGGGGAGTGTAAGAGCATGGAAGCAGAGAAGAATTTGCTTCAGATTCCCACTAGCAGTGAAGACAAGACAAATCAAGGCCAGCCTAGGGGGGAGGCTCTAATAAGTTCCCCGTCAGAGAGCGAATCTGATGGAGATCCGAGGAGGACCCTGGAAAAGGAGAGCAAGCATGACTCTGAGTCTGACTCAAGTCAAGGGGAGGAGACGTTGAGGAAGAGAGGACCTCAAGGCGAGAGGAATCGAGGCCAGCCGAAGAAGGCGGCTCTAAGTTCCCCGTCAGAAAGCGAGTCAGAGAAGAGCGAGGATGGAGATCTGAGGAGGACCCTGGAAGAGGAGAGCAAGCATGACTCTGAGTCTGACTCAAGTCAAGGGGAGGAGACGTTGAAGAAGAGAGGAGCTCagaagacacagagaaagagcatCAGTAAAGAAATCTCCGTTCTTGGCTCTGAAGATTCAGGAAGTGAGcttaagggaaagaaaaaaatccaaagcCAGCAGCAGAGAACGACGAAAAAGCTCCAGAGGAGGAGTGTTACCAAGGAGAAACAAGGGGAGGAGTCCAGCCAGGAAAAGGACTCCAGCTCAGAAGAGGACGAGCCCACTACTTCTCGGCAGCAACATCTTGGAAAG GATAAGAAGCATCGttctggaaagaaagaggagCATCCCTCCATCCAACGTCTGAAACGCTATATCCGGGAATGTGGTGTGCATCGGAATTACAAAAAGCTCCTGGCAGGTTGCCACTCCCGCAAAGCTCAGATAGAGGTTCTCAAAGCAGAGCTGGGAAGTCTTGGCATAAAAG GAACTCCATCTCTGGCCAGGTGCAAAGCACTAAAGCAGAAGCGGGAAGAAGCAGCCGAAGTGGCTTCTCTTGATATCAACAATATTATTGCTACGGAAG GCCGCCCAAAGCGTCGCAACGTCTGGAGCCTTTACAATGAGCCCCAGGAGTTGCCCAGTTCGCCAGAGGAGCCGGCCATTCGCCGTCGCGCCACAGACTGGTCCCATCTTCGAGGAGTGATCAGTTCAGATGGGGAAAGCGGTTGA
- the HIRIP3 gene encoding HIRA-interacting protein 3 isoform X1, which translates to MAGADGQLQQQKMRDFVSRLFQGSPDLSILTHAIIRKKYLDDVGLKNLSKQEKEQLKQLVEEELVQIKVDPLPSNVELRTEIQDSFKSGDRKRSLCISHTLEGEIKSEQKQKRQKIEKKLEVSSDEKDSGIDSKKRPCYKSQKRRSMISDSSDQENSGAGNNCDESESDEETTKSKQKPSLQEARRERGPGRKSSKGHGIRGSQKRGVSESEETTTDTGQSDLEDEVKGQRKAIKRNSLKQRDFKKKVDKGSKATDPKGKAKIRTMSKQREERSLSEGETDLSEVEEISEKKREWSESEEKKPFSTNKAQQRMGPGTQKGSKGNKSEDDSGSDSDKKCNLQKKMADSQGKRKSRITEDSGSSSENSASQSPMKKEGAKRARGERGSQQTGNHSKPKRQPKERGVQKKLPREDLHMKKPEEVKKMTQKVQESTSEESESESGECKSMEAEKNLLQIPTSSEDKTNQGQPRGEALISSPSESESDGDPRRTLEKESKHDSESDSSQGEETLRKRGPQGERNRGQPKKAALSSPSESESEKSEDGDLRRTLEEESKHDSESDSSQGEETLKKRGAQKTQRKSISKEISVLGSEDSGSELKGKKKIQSQQQRTTKKLQRRSVTKEKQGEESSQEKDSSSEEDEPTTSRQQHLGKDKKHRSGKKEEHPSIQRLKRYIRECGVHRNYKKLLAGCHSRKAQIEVLKAELGSLGIKGTPSLARCKALKQKREEAAEVASLDINNIIATEGRPKRRNVWSLYNEPQELPSSPEEPAIRRRATDWSHLRGVISSDGESG; encoded by the exons ATGGCAGGCGCTGATGGGCAGCTGCAGCAGCAAAAGATGCGGGATTTTGTCTCCAGGCTTTTCCAGGGAAGCCCCGATCTCAG TATCCTCACTCATGCTATCATTCGGAAGAAGTATCTTGACGATGTCGGGCTGAAGAATCTATCCAAACAGGAGAAGGAGCAACTCAAACAACTGGTAGAGGAAGAACTGGTCCAGATAAAG GTTGATCCACTCCCAAGCAATGTAGAATTAAGGACTGAAATCCAAGATTCCTTCAAATCTGGAGACCGCAAAAGATCCCTTTGTATCTCCCATACTTTGGAGGGTGAGATTAAAAGTGAACAGAAGCAGAAAAGGCAAAAGATTGAAAAGAAGTTAG aAGTCAGTTCTGATGAAAAGGATTCTGGGATTGATTCTAAGAAGAGGCCATGCTACAAGAGTCAAAAACGTCGCAGTATGATCTCAGATTCTTCTGATCAAGAAAACTCCGGAGCTGGAAATAACTGTGATGAGTCTGAAAGCGATGAGGAAACTACCAAGAGCAAGCAAAAACCATCCCTTCAGGAGGCAAGACGGGAGAGAGGGCCAGGCAGGAAATCATCTAAGGGCCATGGGATCAGGGGCTCCCAGAAAAGGGGGGTGAGTGAATCTGAGGAGACCACCACCGACACAGGACAGAGTGACCTTGAAGATGAGGTCAAAGGACAGAGGAAGGCCATAAAAAGGAACAGCTTGAAGCAAAGAGACTTCAAGAAAAAGGTGGACAAAGGGTCTAAAGCTACTGATCCCAAAGGCAAAGCAAAAATCAGGACAATGAGTAagcaaagagaggaaaggagccTATCAGAGGGAGAAACTGATCTGTCAGAGGTAGAAGAaatttctgaaaagaaaagagaatggagCGAGAGTGAAGAGAAGAAGCCATTCAGTACTAATAAAGCACAGCAGAGGATGGGTCCGGGAACCCAGAAGGGTTCGAAGGGAAACAAGAGTGAGGATGACTCAGGAAGTGATTCTGATAAAAAATGTAATTTGCAGAAGAAGATGGCAGACAGCCAAGGCAAGAGGAAGAGTAGAATTACAGAGGATTCAGGGAGCAGTTCTGAGAATTCTGCAAGTCAAAGTCCAATGAAGAAAGAGGGAGCAAAGAGGGccaggggagaaagagggagccaGCAGACTGGAAATCACTCCAAACCCAAAAGACAGCCTAAAGAAAGAGGGGTGCAGAAgaagttgccaagagaagatCTGCACATGAAGAAACCAGAGGAAGTGAAGAAAATGACGCAAAAGGTTCAGGAGTCCACCAGTGAAGAATCTGAAAGTGAGTCAGGGGAGTGTAAGAGCATGGAAGCAGAGAAGAATTTGCTTCAGATTCCCACTAGCAGTGAAGACAAGACAAATCAAGGCCAGCCTAGGGGGGAGGCTCTAATAAGTTCCCCGTCAGAGAGCGAATCTGATGGAGATCCGAGGAGGACCCTGGAAAAGGAGAGCAAGCATGACTCTGAGTCTGACTCAAGTCAAGGGGAGGAGACGTTGAGGAAGAGAGGACCTCAAGGCGAGAGGAATCGAGGCCAGCCGAAGAAGGCGGCTCTAAGTTCCCCGTCAGAAAGCGAGTCAGAGAAGAGCGAGGATGGAGATCTGAGGAGGACCCTGGAAGAGGAGAGCAAGCATGACTCTGAGTCTGACTCAAGTCAAGGGGAGGAGACGTTGAAGAAGAGAGGAGCTCagaagacacagagaaagagcatCAGTAAAGAAATCTCCGTTCTTGGCTCTGAAGATTCAGGAAGTGAGcttaagggaaagaaaaaaatccaaagcCAGCAGCAGAGAACGACGAAAAAGCTCCAGAGGAGGAGTGTTACCAAGGAGAAACAAGGGGAGGAGTCCAGCCAGGAAAAGGACTCCAGCTCAGAAGAGGACGAGCCCACTACTTCTCGGCAGCAACATCTTGGAAAG GATAAGAAGCATCGttctggaaagaaagaggagCATCCCTCCATCCAACGTCTGAAACGCTATATCCGGGAATGTGGTGTGCATCGGAATTACAAAAAGCTCCTGGCAGGTTGCCACTCCCGCAAAGCTCAGATAGAGGTTCTCAAAGCAGAGCTGGGAAGTCTTGGCATAAAAG GAACTCCATCTCTGGCCAGGTGCAAAGCACTAAAGCAGAAGCGGGAAGAAGCAGCCGAAGTGGCTTCTCTTGATATCAACAATATTATTGCTACGGAAG GCCGCCCAAAGCGTCGCAACGTCTGGAGCCTTTACAATGAGCCCCAGGAGTTGCCCAGTTCGCCAGAGGAGCCGGCCATTCGCCGTCGCGCCACAGACTGGTCCCATCTTCGAGGAGTGATCAGTTCAGATGGGGAAAGCGGTTGA